In Woeseia oceani, one DNA window encodes the following:
- a CDS encoding bactofilin family protein, translating to MNDPKLRRLRDASRGPASLISEGCKISGALSGSGDFMISGEVDGDCDLEGTVTLTQKGFWKGRIKAGAVIIAGRVEGDVVSDGRIEISNTARIVGTVTGEAIAVAEGAVVEGTMQTTSAPGPVEFVEKRNQG from the coding sequence ATGAACGACCCGAAACTGCGACGGCTGCGCGATGCCAGCAGAGGACCCGCCTCCCTGATCAGCGAAGGCTGCAAGATCTCCGGAGCCTTGTCCGGCAGCGGCGATTTCATGATCAGCGGCGAGGTTGATGGTGATTGCGACCTCGAGGGCACGGTCACATTGACTCAGAAAGGTTTCTGGAAGGGCCGAATCAAGGCCGGAGCAGTGATCATTGCTGGCCGTGTCGAGGGCGATGTCGTCTCGGACGGCCGCATAGAAATCAGCAATACGGCCCGTATAGTCGGCACCGTTACCGGAGAGGCCATCGCTGTGGCGGAGGGGGCTGTCGTTGAAGGCACGATGCAGACCACCTCGGCCCCGGGGCCGGTTGAATTCGTGGAAAAACGCAACCAGGGCTAG